TGGTAACATAAAACGGGTTTACCGAGCAATTTAAATGCCGTTCGTCGCATTAACCGCGCGCCTTAATagatacatttttgtaattctaaAATTAGACGCTCCGCAGCGCGAGCGAAGAAGAGCGAGCAATGCGCGCCATGTAATCGTTCGTACCGACAAATTAATGTTACTCGTTGGATTCCCTGGAAAGCGCGTTCCTCGAAGTTTCTCCGtgaaaaggataaaaagaatatcgcaggaaatataattaaggaATTGAATCGTACCAAGGTTCGGTAATACTTGCCGATCGCGCAACTTCTTCCGTACTTTAAAAGCTTGCGACGTCCATCTCGTTCCAATACTGCAACTATCTGCCCTGTTTACCATGAACGAGAATACTCGCGTCCAATTTTCGTAAGCAACGCACGCAAAAGGCAAAGGCCAAGAAAGAGCGAGTGTCGTAGCGAGCAGAGAGAGCCGAACGGAAAGGGACACGAACGTCCACATAACTCTGCGGGATCTAGCGAGCGGGGCACGGAGGCAGGACCTGCACAACAACCCTTTGAAGGTTTATGCCGATTCAGGAACGAGTTGATTCATGAAGACGGGATGGACCTCCTTGGGATCCGCGGCTCGGTGCCTCCAAGGCCGTGGCGGGTGGTCCCGCGGCTTGATTTCTTGTTTCCTACACCACGCTCGATCCGGCCTGCGTTCTCCACTATTGCTCTCTCGCTCGGACTCGCCGAAGAACGCGACGGAAGAGCGGATCGAGCACGGTCGTAGGACAGTGACAGAGGGAACCAACGACGGGAGAGGGCAAAAGAAGGGAACGAGGCCGACATTCCCCGCTGCTGCCCGTATACCTATAGCGATTGTCGATTTAAATGTTTACTAATAACCAAGCTTGTCCCGCAACCACCCAGAAGTCGGTCGCTTTGCATTTTTATAAGTACATCTTACGGCCGGTTCCGAGAACGAGAAGACGTTTCATATTCATCCGCCGATGCTGCCGTCGCCGACCGACTGTCCTCTCCTCTCCGTGATACGAGGAGAACTCCTTCTCGACGCGTATTGTCTCTCTGCTCTCCATGCATTCGCCCACGATTAGCCAGCCACCGGTATAATCGTTCGCGTTCCATCGTTACTCGTTCGTAAATCGGATCGTTAAGGACGAACGATCTGTTTCGCTGAACGTTGGTGGTAAACGCGAGAACACGTTGaataaattcttcgtttcctttgtATGCAGCTTTGGCAAGTTTAAAGTGAATTATCGgcaagaaattatataacgGTATCTGCAAAACTGCTCACCTTTCGCTGATATACCTGGAAGTATCCTTCGTAGTTTCTTCTCACAGATCAAGACAGCAATAGGGGATCGAATGATCGATCGAAGGTACAAGGGATGGATGGGTAGATAGGGAGGAAGAATGACGAAGGCTTTGAGAcgtgttgtttttttttttttataatgattCGTTTATTGCGAAAGGACACAGTCTGCAAGCCATCTGCCAATGTGGCATCAACGAGCTCGCGTGAAATTTTGGACACGAATGACTAAAAGGTGATGGCGATCGTTCACTCTCGACATGACATGATATGTTGACAGTCGCTGCGCCCTGCGGCTGTCGCGTCTCGTTTAACGAGAACACCACGAACCTCCGACGTAGTATCTCCGAGTACATTCGTATTTTTCCCTTTACCTTTCTGGAAATGCtggacacacacacacaccacCCTGTGTCGCGGACAGATCGGAGCGCGACACAAGTTCCAGGTTCTGTCAGATTACGGGCGGAGTCGGGCGTGTTCGACGATAGAGCGTCGCTTGCGAAATCGaccgaaacaaaaaaaaagtcGGAGATAGGAaacgaatagaagaaaaaataaagggaaaagagaaagaaagaaagaaagaaaaacgcgtGGCGAACGATGCGtcgtcgattattattatcacgATCTGCGACGGTTTCTCCAGGATTCGTGGTCGCGCTAAAGCGCTCTcgagcaataaataaataatacttacGTACGGAGAAACTCAGGCGCAAGACGCACGCTTTCAACGTGGTATTTCCTCGCACGGGTTGTGCTCCTCCGTAATCTGTCACAGTAATCAACGATCCATACCCCGTCATGATCGACCGAGTTGACGTGAATcgataatgttataataaacatcgcgataacaataataataatccataataataataataataatcataataataataataataataatcgtctTCGTCGTTAGTATGAATTATGATCtccaatattataataataatatcgtaccTACTCTACATACAATACATACACTGGCCGGACGCTCTCTACTGGGCCCTCTCTACTATTTACAAAcgcataaataattattaattattatcgtgtatttatatatatagtattctttatgtataatattactgCATAGTAGACACGCCTAGGATAgtgtatcttttttcttcgtatttttttgtcttattttccttttaaaccGCGATTAGCTGCGCTGCTGCTCTACGGAAGAGATAAACGAGCCTACCATTCCatctttccatcttttttttcatctttcatcgatcgatttccaacctttctttctctgctgTCCCGTTCTTGCTGCggacagaagaaaaatttcgcgACGAAGGACGAGAGAAAATAGGAATCAAGGAGAGAGGAGGAGCAGGATATACCAAAGGACCGAGGGAAGCGAAAGGAATCCAAAAGGCGGAGAAGACGATgtgagagagacagagactAGGAACGGTGGAGAGAGATCAGGGACTTGAGGGGCAGTACATATCATGTATCTCGTTCCGTCGTTCTTCGTTCAGTTACTGTACACTAATTACAAGAATGTAGTCTCTGATTATTATTGTCATACACACCACACAACGCGCGAACGGCTGCGCGGCGAACCGTCCCTCGAAACTTCGATTAATAGTAATTAGTCCATCGTCCCCCCCGTGCAGGGGAATCACACTCGCCCCGGTGACTTGAGCTCCTGCGTAGACGGCAGGCTTCCGCTCGGATGGGGCGACAGATCGGACCCACCGGAGGACGTCGTTGACGACGACGAGGGAGACAAGCCCGAAGTCGCCGTGGTCAGAAGCACGCCGCCTCCACCGGGGACACCGCTAGCCCCGTTGATCGAAAAAGATTTAACATTACCACTCGCTGACACAGCCGACGCGGAGGTCGTCAGTATACTGGGAGCCGTGGAAGGAGGCATCACCCCACTCAGACCGCCCAAGGTTCTCGAATAAGTTTCCAACAAGGCCATATCTCCGGATCCAAGGTGAGAAGCACCGTAGAGGTTTCGGTAGAAATCCGGGTGCCGAACGAATTGCGTTCCCGAGTGCATAGCTGGATGAAGAGGATGATGAGGTGGCAAACGACTCGCCAAAGGGCTCACCAGCTTTCCGCCACCGCCACCTCCACCCGCGACTCCGCCACCACCTCCGCCGCTTCCGCTATAAGGAGACGAGAGACCAGTCATCGCGGTCGGTGTAGGACTCTGCTGTTCACCGTCCTTGCTCGCCATGTCGGCCAAAGACCAGATCCTCGGTTTCGTGGTGACCCCACTGCCCGTAGACGACGCGGTCGTGGTCGGTGGAAGATGACTACTGGGCGGCGTGCTTTCCGGGGAAGGATGGCGCAGCAGTCGACCATGAGACGACGCAAGATACGCGGGATGCTGAAGCTGTAATGGATGCCTAGGCTCTCTCTGATCGTATAGGCACTCCGGGCTATCTGGACCGCTATCTGCTCGCGACTCGCTCCATTCGCTCTCGGTTCTACCTTGGACACCGGTGGACCCACCGCTAGTGCCAAGAGAGTCCATCCGATGGGCCGGTCGTTCTCCGTCCTCGCTTGATCCGGTACCCGAATCCTTTGAGTCTGTGGCAGAGAATAGGATTTGTCTTTGGgcaatgaaaggaaaaaggattGTCGGCAAACGACGCGTTTTGTTGGGAGTAAGAAAGGGATGTATAGAATCGATGAAAAGGTGGAGAAAGGTAGGCGGATGTTTGCCGTGGTTCTTACCTAGCCGGTCTTTCTCGTCCACGCTCTTTCTTCCACTGTCGTCGTCTTCGTTGTTGTTGTCCTCGTCTTCGACCCTATTCCTCGGCTCCCATGTCATCTTGTTCTCTTTCTTCAAACGTCTCCGCGCATTCGCGAACCACGTAGACACCTGAGTCAGAGTCATCTTCGTGATAATCGCCAGCATGATCTTCTCGCCCTTTGTTGGATACGGATTCTTCTTGTGATCGTTCAACCAAGCCTTTAAGGTACTCGTCGTTTCCCGCGTCGCGTTTTTTCGTCTGGCGCCATTTAGATCCATCCCATAACTGAAACAGATCAAAGTAGGCGACTGTTCAGTATCAAAGTCCATCGTCTTGTCCCCGTTTCGCGTTAAACTTTCAGTTTTCCTTTCACTGAAAGATCAGCGACGTCCTCCTGTAAAATCGAGAAACCTATACGGGATTAAACGCGTTTCACCCGCCAATACTAAAAGGAGACTCGAGGCAACGAATCGAACGAAGCCTTTAACAGGAGCCACTCGttcatctttttattaaatttctcgaCATCGGTCGTTTTCATCGTCGTACGATGCACGTAACCCGGATGTAAGGTGGTCGGGAACGTACAAAGGTCGCGATACGTTATACGAGTGAGTTGGATAACAGAGACACATTGCGGGGAAAGAGGGCAGccggaggaggaggaggagaaacgtagaagaagaagaagaagaagaagaaggcaAAGCCTCCGGTGGAAGCTCGTGTCGGGAAACTTATCCAATCGTGAGGCTCGTTACGCCTCCCCCCGGAGCTCGGTATAAAAGTCCGAGTCCTGCTCGGTTAGAGGAACGATATAAGCGGGTAGCTACTACTTTCATCCCGAGAGCAGATCTCTATCTAACGGTTTAAGCTCCTTCCTTCCATCGCGGTCGTAGAGAAGTGGAGTGGAAAGGAGCATagcaagagagaaagagaacacGATTCGTTTCGTCTCACCCTTCGGCGCGCCTCGCCCAGACCGTCCGGAGCGACCGACCCCCTGGGATCCCATTACTAAAAGACTAACCCTTATCAAAGATTAAACTTCGGTATAACTGCTGAATCGACGggatcgaaattaaattttccagcGGCGAGCACGGCTGGGAGATGCTTActcccttcttctttctccttctttgcTCGGCTCTTGGCTTTTTTCCTTGTTCCACCCCTGTGCGACATCTCGACATCTTTCCCGACGTTGCGGTCTTCCGCCCtgtgtttctttattttctctcctCTGACGTAAACGgatgaatatattttcttaagaGTTTTAACgtatcttctctcttttctaaGGACATACGAATCGGATaaaatttaggaaatttttaCCCACGTAAAATCCACCCTCGGCgcaaaaatacgaaacgaCGAGATACCGTTAGTCGAAATCCCAATAGACACGACACGGAAGCGCACCTTCGTCGACGGCGATGCCCCGTGACGGGCAACCGCCATTATTGAGCTTTATTTTCACCCTCTTTCGTTCCAGCGAGCTGGGAAGAAGATACGGGGGAAGAAGAGAGGCAGGCGTGTGTGGACGCGCGACTGACGTGTCGACGGATCGAGCGGGTTTGGGGAGATGGTCGCGACGGGATGAGAtgggaaattaataaaactgtcACTTATCTGCCCCTCCCCGGGGCGAGGCTACACGCGCTATCTGCCGTCTCTTCTGTCTTCCTTTCGCCCCTATCTTCCCGTGCCGATTGTGTTCACTTCGCGGCCCCAtctgtctctctcttccaCCGCTGTACCGAAGTCTGTACGCGGGATTCGCAGCAGCTGAAACGAGGCGCTAAACATTTCAATTTGACATCACAGCCGCCTCGGCGAGAGTGTAGATGTAACGTGGTCGTTCGCGAGCACGCGCAGCACTCATACACCCGCGTTTCTCCCAGGATACGCTCCATCCTCTTTGTTCTCTAGGCTATCATATCCTACGTTCTGTCCTATCCTATCCATCCGGCAAAAGCGTCGAGGGTCGAAGGCTCGTACACGCGCGCAAAGAGAGCGAAAGAGTGGAGACGGCAAACAGGAGAAGCAGAAAGAGACGGAGGAGGAGAGAAGGAGGCGAGAGAGGTGGGCCAGAGCACGGCACGGCGTACCGGTGATAGAGAGAGTCGCAGGAAGATAGAAAAGtggcgagagaaagagaggcgaGGATGGCTTAACTCCGGTCTGTTTGCGAGGAGCAAATGGCGTTCTGcagttattttaaaattcagccGGTGGCAGGGGGTGCGGATCGGATTAAAAAATCAGAGTGGAAGCTTGTTTCTCATGATAACAGCCAGCCGCCCCCGAGAGCGGGAACTGCTGCTGCTTTCTACCGATTCCGTCTCCCTGCCAGCTACCGCCAACCCCCCGCGTTTGTCGAGCCTCTATCTCTCCGCCTC
The DNA window shown above is from Bombus pyrosoma isolate SC7728 linkage group LG7, ASM1482585v1, whole genome shotgun sequence and carries:
- the LOC122569064 gene encoding iroquois-class homeodomain protein IRX-6 isoform X1, translating into MSQFSFRGSPNLQCPVTVSSSLTSSAASPVSGTILSAGGSSLVSVAGTTTNHPLGVAAGLSNARMAVTSAVVRPPGSPTTSVSPSQGHPPPTTGGPTPTGRCCDTGRPIFTDPLTGQTVCSCQYEILGGYQRLGALPAALSMYSAPYAAAAAAAASEGMAAYFPPLGAEQAPFYTPTATSLDLKENLGAGAAAAWPYPSVYHPYDAAFATYPYNGYGMDLNGARRKNATRETTSTLKAWLNDHKKNPYPTKGEKIMLAIITKMTLTQVSTWFANARRRLKKENKMTWEPRNRVEDEDNNNEDDDSGRKSVDEKDRLDSKDSGTGSSEDGERPAHRMDSLGTSGGSTGVQGRTESEWSESRADSGPDSPECLYDQREPRHPLQLQHPAYLASSHGRLLRHPSPESTPPSSHLPPTTTASSTGSGVTTKPRIWSLADMASKDGEQQSPTPTAMTGLSSPYSGSGGGGGGVAGGGGGGGKLVSPLASRLPPHHPLHPAMHSGTQFVRHPDFYRNLYGASHLGSGDMALLETYSRTLGGLSGVMPPSTAPSILTTSASAVSASGNVKSFSINGASGVPGGGGVLLTTATSGLSPSSSSTTSSGGSDLSPHPSGSLPSTQELKSPGRV
- the LOC122569064 gene encoding iroquois-class homeodomain protein IRX-3 isoform X2, which translates into the protein MAVTSAVVRPPGSPTTSVSPSQGHPPPTTGGPTPTGRCCDTGRPIFTDPLTGQTVCSCQYEILGGYQRLGALPAALSMYSAPYAAAAAAAASEGMAAYFPPLGAEQAPFYTPTATSLDLKENLGAGAAAAWPYPSVYHPYDAAFATYPYNGYGMDLNGARRKNATRETTSTLKAWLNDHKKNPYPTKGEKIMLAIITKMTLTQVSTWFANARRRLKKENKMTWEPRNRVEDEDNNNEDDDSGRKSVDEKDRLDSKDSGTGSSEDGERPAHRMDSLGTSGGSTGVQGRTESEWSESRADSGPDSPECLYDQREPRHPLQLQHPAYLASSHGRLLRHPSPESTPPSSHLPPTTTASSTGSGVTTKPRIWSLADMASKDGEQQSPTPTAMTGLSSPYSGSGGGGGGVAGGGGGGGKLVSPLASRLPPHHPLHPAMHSGTQFVRHPDFYRNLYGASHLGSGDMALLETYSRTLGGLSGVMPPSTAPSILTTSASAVSASGNVKSFSINGASGVPGGGGVLLTTATSGLSPSSSSTTSSGGSDLSPHPSGSLPSTQELKSPGRV